The following are encoded together in the Azospirillum lipoferum 4B genome:
- the rnpA gene encoding ribonuclease P protein component: protein MAAPDHKVGRLMRRPEFLAVAGTRRKHVAPGLILQVRRHDDKQRPADGGPSIRLGLTASRKVGNAVVRNRARRRLREAARQILPIHAAPGHDFVLVARGDTAERPWTDLLGDLTAGLKRLGLWREAAG, encoded by the coding sequence CAAGGTCGGGCGCCTGATGCGGCGGCCGGAATTTCTGGCCGTGGCCGGGACACGGCGCAAGCATGTGGCTCCCGGCCTGATCCTCCAGGTGCGCCGGCACGACGACAAGCAGCGGCCCGCCGATGGCGGTCCGTCGATCCGTCTCGGACTGACGGCGAGCCGCAAGGTCGGCAACGCGGTGGTGCGCAATCGCGCCCGCCGCCGTTTGCGTGAGGCCGCGCGGCAGATACTGCCCATCCACGCCGCACCGGGCCACGACTTCGTCCTGGTCGCGCGCGGCGACACGGCCGAGCGGCCGTGGACCGACCTGCTCGGCGACCTGACGGCCGGGCTGAAACGCCTCGGCCTGTGGCGCGAGGCGGCAGGGTAG
- the yidD gene encoding membrane protein insertion efficiency factor YidD: MFRIAGLSPLAHLLRALVYLYRWTLSPFVGWHCRFQPTCSCYAIESLEKHGAIRGGWLTLRRLGRCHPWGGSGWDPVPDTSAPSSSRGGLRRHHFDAADREKGMRRLLSPAKTRNKAAHTPPF; encoded by the coding sequence ATGTTTCGCATTGCCGGCCTCAGCCCACTCGCGCATCTTCTTCGCGCGCTCGTTTATCTCTATCGCTGGACCTTGTCGCCCTTCGTGGGCTGGCATTGCCGTTTCCAGCCGACCTGCTCCTGCTACGCCATCGAATCGCTGGAAAAGCACGGCGCCATCCGGGGGGGATGGCTGACGCTGCGCCGGCTCGGGCGTTGCCATCCCTGGGGCGGGTCCGGCTGGGATCCCGTGCCCGACACATCGGCCCCGTCATCGTCGCGCGGCGGACTGCGCCGTCACCACTTTGATGCGGCGGATCGGGAAAAGGGCATGCGGCGGTTGCTCAGCCCGGCGAAAACCCGTAACAAGGCCGCGCACACGCCGCCCTTCTAG